In the Wyeomyia smithii strain HCP4-BCI-WySm-NY-G18 chromosome 2, ASM2978416v1, whole genome shotgun sequence genome, one interval contains:
- the LOC129720484 gene encoding uncharacterized protein LOC129720484 has translation MRMVQWQVFPEEMVTLERYRSHPDKSSSLYELSPTLDEYGVMLGGLELHLMHRLTLNIRLRAVVRQVAAACQWCIVKKATPKVPRMAPLPVVRLSSFTRPFTYTGIDLFGPLLVKVGRSVAKRWICLFTCLTIRAVHVEVVPTLTTSSCVKSIRQFVCRRGSPAEIYSDNGTNFQGAERLLREQLTNIQNELAETFTNSHTKWVFIPPAAPHMGGAWERMVRSIKSAMQIAYNNNQKLDDEGLQTMVIEAERNRQQPTFHISSTGL, from the exons ATGCGGATGGTGCAGTGGCAGGTGTTCCCCGAAGAAATGGTTACGTTGGAAAGGTATCGATCGCATCCAGATAAGTCCAGTAGTTTGTATGAGTTGTCACCAACGTTGGATGAGTACGGAGTTATGCTTGGAGGATTGGAGCTGCACCTCATGCATCGTTTGACGCTAAATATCCG GCTGCGGGCGGTCGTAAGGCAAGTAGCTGCAGCATGTCAGTGGTGTATCGTGAAGAAAGCAACTCCGAAAGTACCTCGGATGGCACCGCTTCCTGTGGTACGATTGTCGTCATTCACTCGACCGTTTACGTACACCGGTATAGATCTGTTTGGTCCATTGCTAGTGAAAGTTGGAAGAAGTGTTGCAAAGCGTTGGATCTGCTTGTTCACATGCCTGACTATCCGTGCCGTTCATGTCGAGGTTGTCCCCACTCTTACTACCTCATCTTGTGTGAAATCTATACGACAGTTCGTCTGTCGACGCGGTTCACCTGCCGAGATTTATTCGGACAACGGCACTAACTTTCAAGGTGCCGAGCGATTACTACGAGAACAACTCACAAATATACAAAACGAGCTGGCGGAAACATTCACTAACTCACATACAAAATGGGTTTTCATACCACCCGCGGCACCCCATATGGGCGGTGCATGGGAAAGGATGGTGCGATCGATTAAGTCAGCGATGCAGATAGCATATAACAATAATCAAAAGCTGGATGACGAGGGATTGCAAACAATGGTTATAGAAGCTGAACGAAATCGTCAACAGCCGACCTTTCACATATCTTCCACTGGACTCTGA
- the LOC129720798 gene encoding angiopoietin-related protein 6-like: protein MGSRRANLFFMAIVGLGWPWPPFLDSAKVYPLIGDSIAARMNQTESRMMNRLEELIAEMEKKLERKLGQQMMAQQNKIIEKVADLKKTVTQNSGAYFDSCRTVPSEFSNVFMIRPSGVDTQPFMAYCEQNFLGGGWIVIHRRFNGTVNFTRSWEEYRDGFGEPDGEHWMGLDKIYKITRSAKYELLVVLKDFDGIGKIAHYDGFSVDSEGAKYKLRLGNYDHGNAEDSLSASNGTKFSTYDQDNDHHSDSCAGFFKSGWWFSDCMNANLNGPYNQYEKNNLTMNWFGFRKDLQGLKEASMMIREKV from the exons ATGGGATCGAGGCGAGCGAATCTCTTTTTCATGGCCATCGTCGGGCTTGGCTGGCCTTGGCCACCGTTTCTAGATTCTGCGAAAGTTTACCCTTTAATAGGCGATTCGATTGCTGCTCGCATGAATCAAACAGAATCTAG AATGATGAACCGACTAGAGGAGCTGATAGCCGAAATGGAAAAGAA ATTGGAGCGAAAACTAGGACAACAGATGATGGctcaacaaaacaaaattattg agaaaGTTGCTGATTTGAAGAAAACCGTCACACAAAATT CCGGTGCCTACTTCGACTCGTGCCGAACCGTCCCATCTGAGTTCAGTAACGTTTTCATGATTCGCCCATCGGGGGTGGATACGCAGCCTTTCATGGCTTACTGTGAGCAGAACTTTCTCGGCGGCGGATGGATCGTGATCCACAGACGGTTCAACGGAACTGTTAATTTTACTCGCAGCTGGGAGGAGTACCGGGATGGATTCGGGGAACCCGACGGTGAACATTGGATGGGACTggacaaaatatacaaaattacTCGCTCCGCAAAGTATGAACTGCTGGTGGTACTAAAAGATTTTGACGGAATAGGCAAAATAGCTCATTACGACGGCTTCTCGGTGGATAGTGAGGGAGCGAAGTATAAGCTTAGACTTGGAAATTATGATCATGGAAATGCGGAAGATTCATTGTCGGCTAGCAATGGAACTAAATTTTCGACGTATGATCAGGATAACGATCACCACTCTGACTCGTGTGCTGGGTTTTTCAAAAGTGGTTGGTGGTTTAGCGATTGTATGAATGC AAATTTAAATGGACCCTACAAtcaatacgaaaaaaataacCTGACAATGAATTGGTTCGGATTCAGAAAGGATTTACAAGGCCTAAAAGAAGCGTCTATGATGATACGCGAGAAAGTCTGA